ACCAATAAGCTTAGAATAAGAGTGGAATTGTATGGTGCATTGGCTGCAACAGGTCACGGTCATGGTACGCACCGAGCGATTTTTGCAGGTTTATTGGGGCAAGAACCCCGCATGGTGGATATTGAGCAACTGAACAATTATTTTGAAGAACCTAAAAAACAATACTTTATTCGTTTCAAAAACTGGACAATACCTTTTGAAGAAAGCGATATTTTTTTCGATTATACCCCTAGTAAATATTGGCATCCCAATACCTTGAAATTTGTTTTACTCAAAGATTTTCAATCCGTCTTTGAAGAAACCTATTTTTCGATAGGAGGGGGCTTCATCCAAAAAGAAGGGGCAAGCATAAAAGCAGCCGACCGTTTACAACCTAAATTTCCGTACTCCAATTTTGCAGAATTGATGACTGTTTTGGAAAAATCGGGTTTGCCTATTGATGAGTTTCTGCTGCAAAACGAAATGGCAATTAGTGAACGCAATCAAGAAAGTATATTGAAGGGCATCCAAGAAATCATTGAAGTGATGCACCGAAGCGTGATAGGAGGCTTGGCGAAAGAAGGTGTTTTGCCGGGTGGCTTAAACGTACATCGTCGAGCCAAAATTATGTACGAAAATGCCTTGAAAATGGAAAGCCAACAACGCTATGGAGATGCTTTTTTTGCTCGTTTAAATGCATATGCTTTAGCAACTTCTGAAGAAAATGCAGATGGGCAAATGGTTGTGACTGCTCCTACAAATGGGGCAGCAGGCATTATTCCTGCTTGTTTGGAATATTTACGCAATGACTGCAAAATGCCCTATGAATTGCTGCAAAAAGGTCTGCTGGTAGCAGGAATGATTGGGTACATTGTCAAAGAAAATGCCTCTATTTCAGGGGCAGAATTGGGGTGTCAAGCGGAGGTTGGTTCGGCTGCGGCAATGGCTGCGGCTTTGTTTAGTTTTGTATATGGAGGAGACATTCACCAAATCAGTTCGGCCGCCGAAATCGCCATGGAACATCACCTCGGAATGACTTGTGATCCCATCAAAGGACTCGTACAAGTTCCTTGCATCGAACGAAATGCCAATGGAACTATCAAAGCCTACAATGCCTATCTGTTGGCTTCCAATAGAACAACAAAACCACTTATTTCATTCGATCAGGTAGTGGAGGCGATGCGTCAAACGGGCAATGACCTGTCTTCTAAATACAAGGAAACAGCACGAGGAGGATTAGCGGCTACTTATGGGATGCCAGGAAGTTAATTTGGTGATTTAGTTGGCATCACTTAGCAGCAGACTAAGTAAGTATTCAACCATATTTATCTCAACAATTCAAATTTCTCAAACAACTGTTTATCAGTGTGTTTTTTCATTTTAATTGTCTTGATTTACTACTTAGCTACTTCCGTTTCTTACCTTTCACCACATTAAACTTCATTCGATAATTCACATCAACCTCCCCTTTAGAAATTTTTTCCAATCTGCGTTTCATCATACGCTGTTTCAAAGGAGAAATATGGTCAGTAAAAAGTATGCCTTCAATATGATCGTATTCATGTTGAATCACACGAGCAGTGAAGCCCGTATAAACCTCATCGTAAAAATTAAAATCTTCATCGTAATATTGAATCCGAACCTGTTCCTCTCTTGTCACACTCTCATTGATATTCGGAATACTCAAACAGCCTTCATCGTAAGCCCATTCCTCACCGCTTTCTTCAATTATTTCTGCATTGATAAAAGCCTTTTTGATGCCTTCTTCCCCTGCAAAATCATTGTCCTCTGGTGTCTCCTTCAAAATTTGGATGGTATCTGCTACAAATATCCGCAAAGATAAACCTACTTGTGGCCCAGCCAAACCAACTCCCTTGGCATTGTACATGGTTTCATACATATCGGCTACTAATTCTTTCAGTTTAGGATAATCCTCAGGAATATCATCAGCAACTTGTCGTAAAACGGGATTACCATAGGCAATAATTGGAAGTATCATGAATAAAATAAAATTATAATAATTATAAAATAATTAATTGAAAAATTCTGTGACGTAGAGGCTTCGAAAAGGCAGAAATAGTTGATATCAACACCTCAACGATGCCCCATATATCCCTGCAAAATCAATACCGCACTTACCTCGTCTAGCAATTTTTTATCTTGGCGTTTCTTTTTCCTTACACCACTTTGCACAAGTGCCTGCGCTGCCATTTTGGAAGTAAAACGCTCATCCTCTCTATCCACAGGAATTGTCGGATGATTTTTTTGCAGGTCTTCAATAAATTTATCCACCGCCAAAGACATCTGCGATTCATCACCATCTAAGTGAATCGGATAGCCTACCACGAACTGTTCTACATCCTCATTTTTGAGATATTCCTTCAAAAAATCGAAAATGGTTTTAGTATCTACTGCCGTCAAGCCCGTTGCAATAATCTGCATAGGATCTGTCACTGCAATGCCTGTCCGCTTCATACCATAGTCAATTGCCATTATTCTTGCCACAGTCCTCAATGATAAAATTAGTAATAAATGATGTTCAATTCTATGTTCGCTGCAAAGATAAGGTATGAAATGTCTAATTTTTTCATTTTCATTCTAATTTTCATTTTCCTTTACCACCATTACCTTTCCTCCAACTGCCAATCAAACAATCAATCGGCTGTTGATTGTTTGAGATTTCAAAACCCAAGAGGATGGGATTGAACTGCAATGATATTTATCTGTGTTTGTATTTTTCAACACTCCAATCCATTAGGAAGATTTCGTTAATATACAGAGACTCCATATATCTATAATTTTCAGAAAGCCCCTTCTACCACCAATCCATATACAATCCCGATGGCCAATAAAAACATCACCAAACCGACAATCCTAAATTTTTCAGCTCCTTTTATGGTAACACTACCAATGCTTTTGATGCCCATTGAAGGAATCAAAAGGAATAAGAAACCTTTCAAGACCAGTAAGAAACCATACATTGTCACTAAGATTCTTGGAAAGTCCCAAACAAGGTGAAACGACAATATAAAAGAACCCATCCCCACCGAAATTAGTGCGTTGACAATGTTGCCGACATTGGCTTTGGAGTGTAAGAACACAAAAAAGTCCACCCATATTTTGGGCTGCAAAAAGTGGGATAAACCTGTAATAGCTAAGTTAATGGCGGTGAAAAATTCTATGGATTGGAGAATTGTCATGTTTATTGCAGCGTATGATTTTGTTGAGTGTAAGTTAAATAAACGCACAAAATACGGATACTTATTAAATATGGAACACTTCAAAAAATAAGTTCACAAAATTCCTTTCGTAAAAAAATGATATTGAAGTTATTTTTTAATTTTTATTCTCATTTTAATTTTTATTCGTTCTTATAGCAGTAATGCCAAGTAATTTTGTACTGATTTTAGCAACCTCTTCGACAATTAATAACAATGTTTTAATCCTTCAATTCCTCTAATTTTACCGAATAATAGTAATTTCGCACTATTATTTAGTATGAAACCTTAAAGTAAAAACGTGTGACACAAAAAATATTCAAATTTCTTTTGGTTAGCCTCTTTTTGTTGACAGCCTGTGAATCTGGTGGGTCTTCTTCTGATTTAAAAAATGGCCTGATAAAAAAAACGGATGACGATGGAACCCGAACCGAAATTAACTACAAAGAAGGTAAGCGACATGGATTGGCGACAACTTACTACAAAAATGGTAATGTGAGTGCGGAAATAGATTATGTGGAAGGTGAAAAACAGGGGGAAGCGAAATGGTTTTACCAAGATAAAGATAGGTTATTGTATCAAGTGACCAATTTTGAACAAAGTAAAAAAGAAGGATTCAGAAAACGCCTTTACCGCAATGGACAAGTGATGGCAGAAATTCCCTACCACAACGATACATTGGGAGTGGGAACAAAAGAATACAACAAGAAAGGAGAACTGATAGTGGAACATGAAAAGGTAAAAATAGACATCAAAGCTGACAATCAATTGAAGAAAAAAGGGGAATATATCTTGGAATTGCGATTGCCAAAAGGTTATACCAAAGTGAAATGGTACCATGGCGACTTGACGGATGGCAAATACTTGAACAAGAAATTGGTGGAAATCAAAAACGAAAAGGGCGCAGGTATGTTTCGTATGAATATACCGCCAAATACAGGATTGACACGGGACTACAACATAGTTGCACATGCACAGACAGCACTTGGAAACGATATAGTGTTTCAGCAGAAGACAACTGTTAATGTGAATAATTATTGACGAATAATATTTGTCAAAATATAGTAATAAATAATTTAATTTTTTTCATTATAAATCAGCACAATGAAACGATTTTTATTCTACTTAACCCTATTTTTAACTTTTACATCGCTCAAGGCGCAAGAAATAAGCATTGCCGATGCTCGTGCAAAAGCCTTAGAATCAGTAGTAACAGTTAAAGGAATTGTTACCACTGATGGACAGTTTGGCGGCACTCGTTATGTGCAAGATGCAACAGCAGGGATTGCAACCTTCAACACGGAATTTGCAGCAGCAGCCAAATCAGGTGATGAAGTAGTCATTACAGGACCACTTTCTGAATTCAACAATTTGCTGCAAATCAGCGGTGATGGTTTTACCTACGAAATTGTCAGTTCTGGTAATGATCTTCCCGAAGCCAAAACTTTGACTGCAAGCGAAGGCTATTCAGAAGCCTATGAAGGTCAGTTGGTTCGCTTTGAAGGGGTACTTTTCCCCGAAGCGGGTACCTTTCCTGCAGGCAGTACGAATTACGCTGTCACAATTGGCGGAAGCATGGACACTTATGCTTTGCGTGTGGACGGTCGCACAGACATTGGAGGTGCAGAGATTCCAACGGAAGCTATTGCAGCAGTTGGTATTATGGCTCAATTTCAAGACACTTACCAATTGCTTCCTCGAAGTTTAGACGACTTGGGTTTAGCACCTGTTATGAGTGATTTAATTACCATTGCAGAAGCCCGCACCAAAGCCACAGAAACGATTGTAACTGTGAAAGGTATCATCACTTCTGGAAGTGAATTTGGTGGTGTGCGCTATATTCAAGATGCAACAGCAGGTATCGCAGTGTTCAACAATGCTTTGGCAGCAGCCGTAAGCCTTGGTGATGAAGTAGAAATCACTGGTGGATTGACAGAATTCAATAATTTACTGCAAATTGGCAGTGGTGTAACCTTTGAAATTTTGAGTAGCGGCAATGCCTTGCCAACTCCAAAAACTCTAGCTGCAAATGATGGTTTTTCAGAAGCTTACGAAGGTCAGTTGGTGCGTTTTGAAGCAGTGACTTTTCCTGAAACAGGTGTTTTTGCAGACAACAGCACCAACTATGATGTCACGATTGGCGGAAGCATGGACACTTATGCTTTGCGTGTGGACGGTCGCACAGATATTGGCGGTACTTCGATTCCAGAAGAACCGATTGCAGTAGTGGGCATTATGTCGCAGTTTCAAGACCTCTACCAATTCTTGCCTCGTAGTTTGGCAGATTTGGGAGGCATGACAGGCGGAAACGATTTGATCACGATTGCAGAAGCCCGTACCAAAGCAGTTGAAACTGTTGTGACGGTAAAAGGTATCATCACTTCTGGAAGTGAATTTGGTGGTGTGCGCTATATTCAAGATGCAACAGCAGGCTTGGCGGTATTCAGCAATGACTTGGCAGCAGCCGTAAGCCTTGGAGATGAAGTGGAAATCACTGGGGGATTGACCGAATTTAACAATTTGCTGCAAATTGGTAGTGATGTCACTTTTGAAATTTTGAGCAGTGGCAACGATTTACCCGAACCCAAAACTTTGGCTGCAAACGATGGTTTTTCAGAAGCTTACGAAGGTCAGTTGGTTCGTTTTGAAGCGGTGACTTTTCCTGAAACAGGTGTTTTTGCAGACAACAGCACCAACTATGATGTCACGATTGGCGGAAGCATGGACACTTATGCTTTGCGTGTGGACGGTCGCACAGACATTGGCGGCACTCCGATTCCAGAAGAACCAATTGCAGCAGTGGGCATTATGTCACAGTTTCAAGATACCTACCAATTATTGCCTCGCAGTTTGGCAGATTTGGGTGAAGAAAATACTGGCGGTGCGATCACAATTGCAGAAGCGAGAGCGATGGAATTGGGTTCAGTGGTAACGGTTGAAGGAATTATTACATCGGGCGCAGAATTTGGCGGTACTCGCTATATGCAAGATGCAACGGCTGGAATTGCGACCTTCAATACCGACTTTGCAGCAGTAGCTATGTCTGGTGATAAAGTTAGAATAACAGGCCCTTTGTCGGTCTTCAACAATTTGCTTCAAATCAGTGGAGATGGTTTTGCATTTGAAATTTTGAGTAGCGGCAATGA
The Chitinophagales bacterium genome window above contains:
- a CDS encoding L-serine ammonia-lyase codes for the protein MITTSFFELFKIGPGPSSSHTVGPMRAANRFRRNVWKTLQQVSTEDTNKLRIRVELYGALAATGHGHGTHRAIFAGLLGQEPRMVDIEQLNNYFEEPKKQYFIRFKNWTIPFEESDIFFDYTPSKYWHPNTLKFVLLKDFQSVFEETYFSIGGGFIQKEGASIKAADRLQPKFPYSNFAELMTVLEKSGLPIDEFLLQNEMAISERNQESILKGIQEIIEVMHRSVIGGLAKEGVLPGGLNVHRRAKIMYENALKMESQQRYGDAFFARLNAYALATSEENADGQMVVTAPTNGAAGIIPACLEYLRNDCKMPYELLQKGLLVAGMIGYIVKENASISGAELGCQAEVGSAAAMAAALFSFVYGGDIHQISSAAEIAMEHHLGMTCDPIKGLVQVPCIERNANGTIKAYNAYLLASNRTTKPLISFDQVVEAMRQTGNDLSSKYKETARGGLAATYGMPGS
- the def gene encoding peptide deformylase, giving the protein MILPIIAYGNPVLRQVADDIPEDYPKLKELVADMYETMYNAKGVGLAGPQVGLSLRIFVADTIQILKETPEDNDFAGEEGIKKAFINAEIIEESGEEWAYDEGCLSIPNINESVTREEQVRIQYYDEDFNFYDEVYTGFTARVIQHEYDHIEGILFTDHISPLKQRMMKRRLEKISKGEVDVNYRMKFNVVKGKKRK
- the ruvX gene encoding Holliday junction resolvase RuvX: MAIDYGMKRTGIAVTDPMQIIATGLTAVDTKTIFDFLKEYLKNEDVEQFVVGYPIHLDGDESQMSLAVDKFIEDLQKNHPTIPVDREDERFTSKMAAQALVQSGVRKKKRQDKKLLDEVSAVLILQGYMGHR